A single window of Nasonia vitripennis strain AsymCx chromosome 4, Nvit_psr_1.1, whole genome shotgun sequence DNA harbors:
- the LOC100680322 gene encoding aprataxin and PNK-like factor, which produces MDQVVEINSPKRKAEEILENEPPDKRPSTDLDVEMKSKHALNNNDNDSYSIKNVNTDNVQVNIISEDIHQDDVESSSLQDSNVNNKEKEKESIVERETNEDSSAKYGKEQKSESESDCEKRDNRDLNSEAENYVNEDLNNSESKLEEQTTDSNPVNLNIDNIDQGTSNTQSQPRVKCKYGSQCYRLNAEHKAEFSHPGDPDYDTPDNRPECPYGLDCYRKNPQHKLDYKHTQSKRKRTQTTVRSVSLQDLSDLEDSWEESVDESDYDPSFIDDDSMEELESDFDDGDDDKEE; this is translated from the exons ATGGATCAAGTGGTTGAGATTAATAGTCCAAAAAGAAAG GCAGAAGAAATTTTGGAGAATGAACCACCCGATAAAAGACCAAGCACTGATTTGGATGTAGAAATGAAATCGAAGCATGCTTTAAATAATAACGATAATGATtcttattcaattaaaaatgtaaatactgACAATGTGCAAGTGAATATAATAAGTGAAGATATACATCAGGATGATGTTGAATCTAG TTCATTGCAAGATTCAAATGTTAATaataaagagaaagagaaagaatcaATTGTTGAAAGAGAAACTAATGAAGATTCTTCTGCAAAGTATGGTAAGGAACAAAAATCTGAATCAGAATCAGATTGTGAAAAAAGGGATAACAGAGACCTAAATTCAGAAGCAGAAAATTATGTAAATGAAGATCTTAataattcagaatccaaactGGAAGAGCAGACTACAGATTCCAACCcggtaaatttaaatattgataatattGATCAAGGTACTTCAAATACACAATCACAACCAAGAGTGAAATGCAAATATGGTAGTCAATGTTATCG attGAATGCTGAACATAAGGCAGAATTTAGTCATCCTGGTGATCCTGATTATGATACTCCTGATAATAGACCAGAATGCCCATACGGGCTGGACTGCTATCGCAAAAATCCTCAACATAAATTAGATTATAAGCATACACAAAGCAAGCGTAAGCGAACTCAAACTACTGTAAGGTCTGTTTCTCTGCAAGATTTGTCAGATTTGGAAGATTCTTGGGAAGAATCTGTTGATGAATCAGATTATGATCCATCTTTTATTGATGATGACAGTATGGAAGAACTTGAAAGTGATTTTGATGATGGTGACGACGACAAGGAAGAGTAA
- the LOC100680366 gene encoding translin-associated protein X has translation MSQDKGNSKGRRNHGHSHNKNRKQINVGDKGREVLAKINENSPVIKQFQEYAVELDAKHDRYERLIKISRDITIESKRIIFLLHTLDKESKKNAVLGEAEKRLNNLITVLFKNIAQELDGEDSYHYLRAYRAGLQEFVEAITFYWFLQNSTLYNLKKLEESFNYTINISKPTETEKNEKTVEANESDQTNQIEITEVTNDSDQPIEQKTIRFLMPPADYILGIADLTGELMRKCINNLTSGDISSCYQTCNFVRSMYKGFLGCVGISGREVARKLYTLRQSLIKMENVCYTIKVRGSEIPKHMLADVATIAAEDVNIEDDEGYQVY, from the exons atgtcTCAAGATAAGG GAAACTCAAAAGGTAGAAGAAATCACGGTCATTCGCACAATAAAAACAGAAAGCAAATCAATGTCGGAGACAAAGGAAGAGAAGTGCTGgcgaaaataaacgaaaatagcCCTGTAATCAAGCAGTTTCAGGAATATGCTGTTGAATTAGATGCAAAACATGACCGCTATGAAAGACTTATCAAGATCAGCCGTGACATTACAATAGAAAGTAAAAGAATCATTTTTCTACTTCACACGCTTGACAAAGAAAGTAAAAAGAATGCTGTTCTTGGAGAAGCAGAAAAAAGATTAAACAATCTGATCACTGTGCTTTTCAAGAACATTGCACAGGAATTAGATGGTGAAGATTCTTATCATTACTTGCGAGCATATAGAGCAGGATTGCAGGAATTCGTAGAGGCTATAACTTTTTActggtttttacaaaatagcACACTTTACAACTTGAAAAAATTAGAAGAATCATTTAATTACACAATTAATATTTCCAAGCCAActgaaactgaaaaaaatgaaaaaactgtCGAAGCTAATGAATCTGATCAAACAAATCAAATTGAAATAACTGAAGTGACTAATGATTCTGATCAACCGATAGAACAAAAAACAATACGCTTTTTAATGCCACCAGCCGATTATATTTTGGGAATTGCAGATCTAACTGGAGAGCTTATGCGTAAATGCATTAACAATTTAACTTCTGGTGATATTTCCAGTTGCTATCAGACATGTAACTTTGTGCGAAGTATGTATAAAGGATTCTTAGGCTGTGTCGGCATTTCTGGAAGAGAAGTAGCAAGAAAGCTTTACACTTTGAGAcaaagtttaataaaaatggaGAATGTGTGCTATACAATCAAAGTACGGGGTTCTGAAATTCCAAAACACATGCTAGCTGATGTGGCTACAATAGCTGCAGAAGATGTTAATATAGAGGACGATGAAGGATATCAAGTATATTAA